One segment of Gymnogyps californianus isolate 813 chromosome 23, ASM1813914v2, whole genome shotgun sequence DNA contains the following:
- the BRF2 gene encoding transcription factor IIIB 50 kDa subunit isoform X1: MAARGSCPGCGSAALVEDAHYAQQQLVCAACGCVLAEGLLTTTYADEEHLREVAYSQSTGQKEQLSRCLQRGIRRVQDLCKVLQLPTVFEETAVSYFQRALQHTAFHLVSLEKKELLGGCCVFVTCRQHNWPLTMGTICSLLYAKQELFASVYLSLQKELGLSVPALSLADLVKTHLNSFRLFQHAADVPAPFVEDKEKMVTRTMQIVELASETWLVTGRHPVPIVTAAAFLSWQSLQPAARLTCTFARFCKLAGVDLPPPAHLRLKELLEILLRMASQLAWLRVFNMDKKTVVKHIGDLLQHRIFLLKNAFCLEDEEEQQRAAAPGEGSAGPPPVAGAAAQEEGCPSEGKRQREGGPRPLLPPCLINPRKRLRTAAPSASDSAITGDEPISDSEIKQYLRGPEEIRAFRKAKAWP, from the exons atgGCGGCGCGGggcagctgccccggctgcgGCTCCGCGGCGCTGGTGGAAGACGCGCACTACGCGCAGCAGCAGCTGGTCTGCGCCGCCTGCGGCTGCGTCCTCGCCGAGGGGCTCCTCACCACCACCTACGCCGACGAGGAGCACCTGCGAG AGGTGGCGTATTCCCAGAGCACCGGCCagaaggagcagctgagccGCTGCCTGCAGCGAG GGATCAGGCGGGTCCAGGATCTCTGTAAAGTCCTCCAGCTCCCGACGGTGTTTGAGGAAACGGCGGTGTCGTACTTCCAGAGAGCTCTCCAGCACACCGCCTTCCACCTGGTCAGTCTGGAGAAGAAGGAGCTCCTGGGGGGCTGCTGCGTCTTCGTGACTTGTCGACAGCACAACTGGCCCCTGACGATGGGGACGATCTGCTCCCTCCTTTACGCGAAGCAGGAGCTGTTTGCCAGCGTCTACCTGAGCCTTCAGAAAGAGCTCGGGCTCTCTGTGCCGGCCCTGAGCCTGGCAGATCTGGTGAAGACGCACCTGAACAG TTTTCGGCTATTCCAGCACGCGGCCGACGTCCCTGCCCCGTTTGTGGAGGACAAGGAGAAGATGGTCACCCGAACGATGCAGATCGTGGAGCTGGCCAGCGAGACGTGGCTGGTCACCGGCCGTCACCCTGTTCCCATCGTCACGGCCGCGGCCTTCCTGTCGTGGCAGTCGCTGCAGCCCGCTGCCCGCCTCACCTGCACTTTCGCGCGGTTCTGCAAGCTGGCGGGTGTTGATCTGCCGCCGCCGGCGCACCTGAGGCTGAAGGAGCTTCTCGAGATCCTCCTGAGAATGGCCTCCCAGCTCGCTTGGCTGAGGGTGTTTAACATGGACAAGAAAACAGTGGTCAAGCACATCGGGGACCTGCTGCAACACCgcattttcctgctgaaaaacGCCTTCTGCctggaggatgaggaggagcagcagcgtGCTGCGGCCCCGGGCGAGGGCTCCGCCGGCCCTCCTCCGGTGGCAGGAGCGGCAGCGCAGGAGGAGGGCTGTCCCTCGGAAGGGAAACGCCAGCGTGAGGGCGGCCCAAGGCCCTTGCTGCCACCCTGCCTCATCAATCCAAGGAAAAGACTGCGGACAGCAGCCCCGAGCGCTTCGGACTCTGCCATCACCGGCGACGAGCCCATCTCCGACAGCGAAATCAAGCAGTACCTGCGGGGCCCGGAGGAGATCCGGGCCTTCAGGAAGGCCAAGGCCTGGCCGTGA
- the BRF2 gene encoding transcription factor IIIB 50 kDa subunit isoform X2 — translation MVFPLWDQTDSTSLPSFRLGTGEVAYSQSTGQKEQLSRCLQRGIRRVQDLCKVLQLPTVFEETAVSYFQRALQHTAFHLVSLEKKELLGGCCVFVTCRQHNWPLTMGTICSLLYAKQELFASVYLSLQKELGLSVPALSLADLVKTHLNSFRLFQHAADVPAPFVEDKEKMVTRTMQIVELASETWLVTGRHPVPIVTAAAFLSWQSLQPAARLTCTFARFCKLAGVDLPPPAHLRLKELLEILLRMASQLAWLRVFNMDKKTVVKHIGDLLQHRIFLLKNAFCLEDEEEQQRAAAPGEGSAGPPPVAGAAAQEEGCPSEGKRQREGGPRPLLPPCLINPRKRLRTAAPSASDSAITGDEPISDSEIKQYLRGPEEIRAFRKAKAWP, via the exons ATGGTTTTTCCATTATGGGATCAGACCGACAGCACTTCCCTGCCAAGTTTTAGGCTTGGAACTGGTG AGGTGGCGTATTCCCAGAGCACCGGCCagaaggagcagctgagccGCTGCCTGCAGCGAG GGATCAGGCGGGTCCAGGATCTCTGTAAAGTCCTCCAGCTCCCGACGGTGTTTGAGGAAACGGCGGTGTCGTACTTCCAGAGAGCTCTCCAGCACACCGCCTTCCACCTGGTCAGTCTGGAGAAGAAGGAGCTCCTGGGGGGCTGCTGCGTCTTCGTGACTTGTCGACAGCACAACTGGCCCCTGACGATGGGGACGATCTGCTCCCTCCTTTACGCGAAGCAGGAGCTGTTTGCCAGCGTCTACCTGAGCCTTCAGAAAGAGCTCGGGCTCTCTGTGCCGGCCCTGAGCCTGGCAGATCTGGTGAAGACGCACCTGAACAG TTTTCGGCTATTCCAGCACGCGGCCGACGTCCCTGCCCCGTTTGTGGAGGACAAGGAGAAGATGGTCACCCGAACGATGCAGATCGTGGAGCTGGCCAGCGAGACGTGGCTGGTCACCGGCCGTCACCCTGTTCCCATCGTCACGGCCGCGGCCTTCCTGTCGTGGCAGTCGCTGCAGCCCGCTGCCCGCCTCACCTGCACTTTCGCGCGGTTCTGCAAGCTGGCGGGTGTTGATCTGCCGCCGCCGGCGCACCTGAGGCTGAAGGAGCTTCTCGAGATCCTCCTGAGAATGGCCTCCCAGCTCGCTTGGCTGAGGGTGTTTAACATGGACAAGAAAACAGTGGTCAAGCACATCGGGGACCTGCTGCAACACCgcattttcctgctgaaaaacGCCTTCTGCctggaggatgaggaggagcagcagcgtGCTGCGGCCCCGGGCGAGGGCTCCGCCGGCCCTCCTCCGGTGGCAGGAGCGGCAGCGCAGGAGGAGGGCTGTCCCTCGGAAGGGAAACGCCAGCGTGAGGGCGGCCCAAGGCCCTTGCTGCCACCCTGCCTCATCAATCCAAGGAAAAGACTGCGGACAGCAGCCCCGAGCGCTTCGGACTCTGCCATCACCGGCGACGAGCCCATCTCCGACAGCGAAATCAAGCAGTACCTGCGGGGCCCGGAGGAGATCCGGGCCTTCAGGAAGGCCAAGGCCTGGCCGTGA